The following are from one region of the Etheostoma spectabile isolate EspeVRDwgs_2016 chromosome 15, UIUC_Espe_1.0, whole genome shotgun sequence genome:
- the arhgap23a gene encoding rho GTPase-activating protein 23 isoform X9, with protein MWAVRDAELRKLHALMPAAMLPCPAPVGSDWSFQNPVGVDCSSPEPRCIWLAVLRSATGSVPPPAMPIRHSQSSHQPRGKGRRDGLPSTGDNPRPPMATRPGREGGGVFWKGPRTLVLHKNSQGFGFTLRHFIVYPPESALHTNLKDEENGNGKGYQKGRLEPMDTIFVKSVREKGPAHQAGLCTGDRLVKVNGESVLGKTYSQVIALIQNSESVLELCIMPKDEDVLQLVSAYSQDAYLTGNEPYSGGAEYLPPPPPLCYPHTKATPPAGAPPSGSMCQNQLDNWSRWPGSSSPSSPLDNHSAVGSPASWQEGRAGEPGGVGHSSPAHRTEEIQYGMTSQQPQGQTRGRSYSSSSSSGGPLSSPLQVHYPNHHAASSSQSQTRKSNSAWTSPPLPQPSHGRTERCQQALSDWYYNQLPERPARNMQTRHRSYSQDRLSDSRRQQQRTGGWPHSASQDTLLLLQQSGPGPQGEPYCSYGDWEGAPSRGHPANNYTRTRSENLLAQYDRHGRSLEMLDRAAAGVVSPRFERLSLLQQAPQPPPRTDAYSRKGSHYGAAQAPPMSRHTHSKHHSQPQTQQSAPQNRRLPRGQSMDDQPVGYRSYSPSFNRKTGRIMQQAHSFRDPSYSGPHMNWNPNTKTSPPEGTTAPLTASATSPLASTTHESQDRAYRPTNHERERGSVEGQAKVVAQTQEVVLRQKPPTGRRNAHGMRHPHYALPIDGLEPSLFSPDPQDSAPTPGSTGDVAPRKPNGNLAPLPIEDDSLASIPFIAITTERSKSCDEGLNTFREEGRVFSRLPKRVKSFFTDGSLENLGTAEEVRSKRHSTSELGNITYSDVRREGWLHYKQILTEKGKKVGSGMRPWKRVFSVLRSHSLFLYKDKREAVLRGATIGCAAEDEQPISIRGCLVDIAYSETKRKHALRLTTQDFCEYLLQAEDREDMLDWIKVIRENSKTDSEELGFSRQALINKKLNDYRKQSPTGSKPDSSPRMSRMKPPFMLAKTDNAAGGPRSPKSDGKDESSPPKSPWGINIMKKTKKAGPKAFGVRLEDCQPGVNNKFIPLIVEICCGLVEDMGLEYTGIYRVPGNNAMVSMLQDQLNKGVDINPAEEKWQDLNVVSSLLKSFFRKLPEPLFTNDKYNDFIDANRMESASDRLKTMKKLIRDLPDYYYHTLKFLVVHLKTVADSADKNKMEPRNLALVFGPTLVRTSEDNMKDMVTHMPDRYKIVETLIQHCNWFFTEGQDKDEKTPVDTEDVQPAPNIDHLLSNIGRTALLGEASDSTNSDSAKSKGSWGSKRDLTPKDFLTLSIMSAVTGRKRRKRHKGRRVGSSTDDDSEHEPIKAGHLGAEEEEEAESPVGDTAPRAEGEDDDEEEEEEEDEEVVESGAKEEVDVEVLAVIPSRPRCKEEEEAGGRQAAMLLQEEEARAVVKGPPWRATEDARSIVSGYSTLSTLGRSLGSEGRVDDADDEHSELVSETDNESGFASRSLTQERPDKHPTVPVNTQPAAAPRSFLYTHYKPPVLTPTNLLAPPTALTPTPDAADRSEGGARSTTPSSSSFSSSSTTHKLHSRPSFNSHKLIQCDTLARKKLKSEKGKARSLDLLELSGPTAEADRAGSGSDGAPRVRRDTSRTNPSSCSSQESLRLARTKPSLPPSEAASFTPTGPSGRSLAEQVRARLMGSADDLRIVGLRKPLSPETRRKRRAWRRHTVVASPTEISEKRPPLTVSEFPLSANTQNQVKTRGLPRDADGLDQGPAARQAPTSRFHQYL; from the exons GGTATCAGAAAGGTCGACTGGAGCCGATGGACACCATATTTGTGAAGAGTGTGAGAGAAAAGGGTCCGGCCCACCAGGCAGGCTTGTGCACAG GGGATCGGCTTGTGAAAGTGAATGGAGAGAGTGTTCTAGGAAAGACGTATTCGCAGGTGATAGCCCTCATTCAGAACAG TGAAAGTGTGTTGGAGCTCTGCATTATGCCAAAAGATGAAGACGTGCTTCAGTTGGTAAGT GCATACTCCCAGGATGCCTACCTGACAGGCAACGAACCCTACTCAGGGGGAGCTGAGTACctcccaccaccacctcccCTCTGTTACCCGCACACCAAGGCCACACCCCCTGCTGGAGCCCCTCCATCTGGCTCCATGTGCCAGAACCAGCTGGATAACTGGAGTCGTTGGCCAGGCTCTTCCAGCCCCTCTTCACCCCTGGACAACCACTCCGCTGTGGGCAGCCCCGCCAGCTGGCAGGAAGGGCGAGCAGGAGAGCCAGGTGGTGTGGGTCACAGCAGCCCGGCCCACCGCACAGAGGAGATCCAGTACGGTATGACCAGCCAGCAGCCTCAGGGCCAGACAAGGGGGCGCTCCtactcttcctcttcctcatcagGGGGCCCTTTGTCTAGCCCGCTGCAAGTCCACTACCCTAACCACCACGCTGCCAGCTCCTCTCAGTCCCAGACACGCAAGTCCAACTCAGCTTGGACCAGTCCCCCCCTGCCCCAGCCTAGCCATGGCCGCACTGAGCGCTGCCAGCAGGCGCTCTCCGACTGGTACTACAACCAGCTGCCGGAGCGCCCAGCACGCAACATGCAGACCCGCCACCGCAGCTACTCTCAGGACCGGCTCAGTGATTCAAGGAGGCAGCAGCAGCGGACAGGTGGCTGGCCGCACAGCGCCTCCCAGGACACTCTGCTGTTACTACAGCAGTCAGGACCAGGTCCCCAAGGAGAGCCCTACTGTTCCTACGGAGACTGGGAGGGGGCCCCAAGTAGGGGGCACCCTGCCAACAACTATACCCGGACACGCTCTGAAAACCTGCTGGCCCAGTATGATCGCCATGGCCGCTCATTAGAGATGCTGGACCGAGCAGCAGCTGGAGTGGTCTCGCCTCGTTTTGAGAGGCTGTCATTGCTCCAGCAGGCTCCCCAACCGCCCCCCAGGACTGACGCCTACTCGAGGAAGGGGAGCCATTATGGTGCAGCACAAGCTCCTCCAATGTCCCGACACACACATTCTAAACACCATTCCCAGCCTCAGACCCAGCAATCAGCCCCCCAGAATAGGCGGCTTCCCCGTGGGCAGAGCATGGATGACCAGCCGGTGGGCTACCGCAGCTACAGCCCCTCTTTTAACCGCAAGACGGGCCGCATCATGCAGCAAGCCCACTCTTTCAGGGACCCTTCGTACTCTGGCCCTCACATGAACTGGAACCCAAACACTAAAACCAGTCCGCCAGAGGGCACAACGGCACCCCTCACTGCCTCTGCCACATCCCCCCTTGCCTCCACCACTCACGAATCCCAGGACAGAGCATACAGGCCAACAAACCACGAGAGGGAACGAGGGTCAGTGGAGGGGCAGGCAAAGGTGGTGGCACAGACCCAGGAGGTGGTGCTGAGGCAGAAACCTCCCACCGGGCGGAGGAATGCCCACGGTATGCGTCACCCTCATTACGCGCTGCCCATTGACGGGCTAGAACCCTCTTTGTTTTCTCCTGATCCCCAGGACTCAGCTCCTACCCCTGGTTCCACGGGAGATGTAGCCCCACGCAAACCAAACGGCAACCTTGCCCCCCTCCCCATAGAGGATGACTCCCTGGCCTCCATCCCCTTCATAG CGATCACCACCGAGCGCTCCAAGTCATGCGACGAAGGTCTCAACACGTTCAGAGAGGAGGGCCGAGTCTTCTC GAGGCTACCAAAGAGAGTAAAGAGTTTCTTCACAGACGGG tctcTGGAAAACCTTGGAACAGCAGAGGAGGTTCGATCTAAACGCCACTCCACCTCAGAGCTCGGAAACATCACTTACAGCGACGTACGGCGAGAAGGATGGCTGCACTATAAACAAATCCTCACAGAGAAGGGCAAG AAGGTGGGCAGCGGCATGCGTCCGTGGAAGCGAGTCTTTTCTGTGCTTCGCTCCCATTCGCTGTTCCTCTATAAGGACAAGAGGGAGGCGGTGCTCCGCGGGGCCACGATCGGATGTGCGGCAGAGGACGAGCAGCCAATCAGCATCCGGGGCTGCCTGGTGGACATCGCGTACAGTGAGACCAAACGAAAGCACGCGCTGCGGCTAACCACCCAGGACTTCTGCGAGTACCTGCTGCAGGCGGAGGACCGGGAGGACATGCTGGACTGGATAAAGGTCATCAGGGAGAACAGCAAGACGGACAGCGAG GAGCTGGGCTTCTCCAGACAGGCCCTCATCAATAAGAAGCTGAATGATTACAGGAAACAGAG TCCAACAGGCAGCAAGCCCGACTCCTCTCCCAGGATGTCCCGCATGAAGCCTCCCTTCATGCTCGCCAAGACGGACAATGCTGCGGGGGGGCCACGCTCCCCCAAATCAGATGGCAAAG ATGAGAGCAGCCCTCCAAAGTCTCCGTGGGGAATCAACATCatgaagaagacaaagaaggcCGGGCCTAAAGCTTTCGGTGTGAGGTTGGAGGATTGTCAGCCAGGAGTAAATAACAAG TTCATCCCGTTGATCGTGGAGATCTGCTGCGGTCTGGTAGAAGACATGGGTCTGGAGTACACGGGAATCTACAGAGTCCCCGGGAACAACGCCATGGTGTCGATGCTTCAGGACCAGCTCAACAAGGGCGTCGACATCAACCCTGCAGAGGAG AAGTGGCAAGACCTCAATGTTGTCAGCAGTTTACTTAAATCCTTCTTCAGGAAACTTCCAGAGCCACTTTTCACCAACG ACAAGTACAACGACTTCATCGATGCCAATCGGATGGAAAGTGCATCAGACAGACTAAAAACCATGAAGAAACTG ATCCGAGACCTCCCAGATTATTATTACCACACACTGAAGTTCCTAGTTGTTCACTTGAAGACTGTGGCCGACAGCGCAGATAAAAACAAA ATGGAGCCTCGTAACCTGGCTCTGGTGTTCGGGCCGACTCTGGTTCGAACgtccgaggacaacatgaaagatATGGTCACACACATGCCGGACCGCTACAAGATAGTTGAGACCCTCATCCAACAT TGCAACTGGTTTTTCACTGAAGGGCAAGACAAGGATGAAAAG ACGCCGGTGGACACGGAGGACGTGCAGCCCGCCCCCAACATCGACCACCTGCTGTCCAACATCGGCAGGACCGCTTTGCTCGGGGAGGCGTCAG ACTCAACCAACAGTGACTCAGCTAAATCAAAG GGGTCGTGGGGATCAAAGAGAGACCTCACACCCAAGGACTTCCTGACTCTGTCCATCATGTCAGCTGTTACGGGCCGCAAACGCAGGAAGCGCCATAAAGGCCGCCGGGTGGGCAGCAGCACCGACGACGACTCAGAGCACGAGCCAATTAAAGCTGGACATTTAGgggcagaggaggaagaggaggcagaGTCGCCTGTAGGAGACACTGCTCCTCGAGCAGAGGGAGAGGACGacgatgaagaggaagaggaggaggaagatgaggaagTTGTAGAAAGCGGAGCGAAAGAGGAGGTAGATGTGGAGGTGTTGGCGGTTATTCCCAGTAGGCCGCGCtgtaaagaggaagaggaggcaggAGGAAGGCAGGCAGCCATGTTGttgcaggaggaggaggcgcGCGCGGTGGTGAAGGGGCCGCCGTGGAGAGCTACAGAGGATGCTCGCTCTATTGTTTCTGGTTACTCCACCCTCTCCACATTAGGGCGTAGCCTGGGGTCCGAGGGGAGGGTGGATGATGCTGACGACGAGCACAGCGAGCTGGTGAGCGAGACGGACAATGAGAGCGGCTTCGCCTCACGCTCCCTCACCCAAGAGAGACCCGATAAACACCCGACAGTACCTGTGAACACGCAACCGGCAGCGGCCCCACGAAGTTTCCTCTACACACACTACAAACCCCCCGTTCTCACACCCACGAACCTGCTCGCCCCGCCCACAGCGCTCACACCCACACCGGACGCTGCGGACAGGAGTGAAGGAGGGGCGCGGTCCACCACACcctcgtcctcctccttctcctcctcctccaccactcACAAACTGCATTCGCGGCCTTCCTTCAACTCGCACAAGCTGATCCAGTGCGACACTCTGGCCAGGAAGAAGCTGAAGTCAGAGAAGGGCAAGGCTCGCTCCCTGGACCTGTTGGAGCTGTCTGGGCCCACGGCTGAGGCTGACAGGGCTGGTTCTGGGTCAGATGGTGCACCCAGAGTGAGGAGGGACACCTCCAGAACCAACCCCTCCTCATGCAGCAGCCAGGAGAGCCTGCGCCTGGCCCGGACCAAGCCCTCCCTGCCACCCAGTGAGGCCGCCTCCTTCACCCCAACCGGCCCCAGCGGCAGGTCTCTGGCAGAGCAGGTCCGCGCTCGTCTGATGGGCTCGGCCGACGACCTGCGCATTGTCGGACTGCGAAAGCCGCTGTCACCCGAAACACGGAGGAAGAGACGGGCCTGGCGCAGACACACCGTGGTGGCCTCTCCAACTGAGATCTCTGAGAAGAGACCCCCACTGACTGTCAGTGAGTTCCCCCTGTCCGCTAACACTCAAAACCAAGTCAAAACACGAGGGCTGCCTCGGGACGCAGACGGTCTCGACCAAGGACCGGCTGCTCGTCAAGCACCCACCTCCAGATTCCACCAATACTTGTGA
- the arhgap23a gene encoding rho GTPase-activating protein 23 isoform X6, with the protein MWAVRDAELRKLHALMPAAMLPCPAPVGSDWSFQNPVGVDCSSPEPRCIWLAVLRSATGSVPPPAMPIRHSQSSHQPRGKGRRDGLPSTGDNPRPPMATRPGREGGGVFWKGPRTLVLHKNSQGFGFTLRHFIVYPPESALHTNLKDEENGNGKGYQKGRLEPMDTIFVKSVREKGPAHQAGLCTGDRLVKVNGESVLGKTYSQVIALIQNSESVLELCIMPKDEDVLQLVSAYSQDAYLTGNEPYSGGAEYLPPPPPLCYPHTKATPPAGAPPSGSMCQNQLDNWSRWPGSSSPSSPLDNHSAVGSPASWQEGRAGEPGGVGHSSPAHRTEEIQYGMTSQQPQGQTRGRSYSSSSSSGGPLSSPLQVHYPNHHAASSSQSQTRKSNSAWTSPPLPQPSHGRTERCQQALSDWYYNQLPERPARNMQTRHRSYSQDRLSDSRRQQQRTGGWPHSASQDTLLLLQQSGPGPQGEPYCSYGDWEGAPSRGHPANNYTRTRSENLLAQYDRHGRSLEMLDRAAAGVVSPRFERLSLLQQAPQPPPRTDAYSRKGSHYGAAQAPPMSRHTHSKHHSQPQTQQSAPQNRRLPRGQSMDDQPVGYRSYSPSFNRKTGRIMQQAHSFRDPSYSGPHMNWNPNTKTSPPEGTTAPLTASATSPLASTTHESQDRAYRPTNHERERGSVEGQAKVVAQTQEVVLRQKPPTGRRNAHGMRHPHYALPIDGLEPSLFSPDPQDSAPTPGSTGDVAPRKPNGNLAPLPIEDDSLASIPFIGSIKSGRRSSYLLAITTERSKSCDEGLNTFREEGRVFSRLPKRVKSFFTDGSLENLGTAEEVRSKRHSTSELGNITYSDVRREGWLHYKQILTEKGKKVGSGMRPWKRVFSVLRSHSLFLYKDKREAVLRGATIGCAAEDEQPISIRGCLVDIAYSETKRKHALRLTTQDFCEYLLQAEDREDMLDWIKVIRENSKTDSEELGFSRQALINKKLNDYRKQSPTGSKPDSSPRMSRMKPPFMLAKTDNAAGGPRSPKSDGKDESSPPKSPWGINIMKKTKKAGPKAFGVRLEDCQPGVNNKFIPLIVEICCGLVEDMGLEYTGIYRVPGNNAMVSMLQDQLNKGVDINPAEEKWQDLNVVSSLLKSFFRKLPEPLFTNDKYNDFIDANRMESASDRLKTMKKLIRDLPDYYYHTLKFLVVHLKTVADSADKNKMEPRNLALVFGPTLVRTSEDNMKDMVTHMPDRYKIVETLIQHCNWFFTEGQDKDEKTPVDTEDVQPAPNIDHLLSNIGRTALLGEASDSTNSDSAKSKGSWGSKRDLTPKDFLTLSIMSAVTGRKRRKRHKGRRVGSSTDDDSEHEPIKAGHLGAEEEEEAESPVGDTAPRAEGEDDDEEEEEEEDEEVVESGAKEEVDVEVLAVIPSRPRCKEEEEAGGRQAAMLLQEEEARAVVKGPPWRATEDARSIVSGYSTLSTLGRSLGSEGRVDDADDEHSELVSETDNESGFASRSLTQERPDKHPTVPVNTQPAAAPRSFLYTHYKPPVLTPTNLLAPPTALTPTPDAADRSEGGARSTTPSSSSFSSSSTTHKLHSRPSFNSHKLIQCDTLARKKLKSEKGKARSLDLLELSGPTAEADRAGSGSDGAPRVRRDTSRTNPSSCSSQESLRLARTKPSLPPSEAASFTPTGPSGRSLAEQVRARLMGSADDLRIVGLRKPLSPETRRKRRAWRRHTVVASPTEISEKRPPLTVSEFPLSANTQNQVKTRGLPRDADGLDQGPAARQAPTSRFHQYL; encoded by the exons GGTATCAGAAAGGTCGACTGGAGCCGATGGACACCATATTTGTGAAGAGTGTGAGAGAAAAGGGTCCGGCCCACCAGGCAGGCTTGTGCACAG GGGATCGGCTTGTGAAAGTGAATGGAGAGAGTGTTCTAGGAAAGACGTATTCGCAGGTGATAGCCCTCATTCAGAACAG TGAAAGTGTGTTGGAGCTCTGCATTATGCCAAAAGATGAAGACGTGCTTCAGTTGGTAAGT GCATACTCCCAGGATGCCTACCTGACAGGCAACGAACCCTACTCAGGGGGAGCTGAGTACctcccaccaccacctcccCTCTGTTACCCGCACACCAAGGCCACACCCCCTGCTGGAGCCCCTCCATCTGGCTCCATGTGCCAGAACCAGCTGGATAACTGGAGTCGTTGGCCAGGCTCTTCCAGCCCCTCTTCACCCCTGGACAACCACTCCGCTGTGGGCAGCCCCGCCAGCTGGCAGGAAGGGCGAGCAGGAGAGCCAGGTGGTGTGGGTCACAGCAGCCCGGCCCACCGCACAGAGGAGATCCAGTACGGTATGACCAGCCAGCAGCCTCAGGGCCAGACAAGGGGGCGCTCCtactcttcctcttcctcatcagGGGGCCCTTTGTCTAGCCCGCTGCAAGTCCACTACCCTAACCACCACGCTGCCAGCTCCTCTCAGTCCCAGACACGCAAGTCCAACTCAGCTTGGACCAGTCCCCCCCTGCCCCAGCCTAGCCATGGCCGCACTGAGCGCTGCCAGCAGGCGCTCTCCGACTGGTACTACAACCAGCTGCCGGAGCGCCCAGCACGCAACATGCAGACCCGCCACCGCAGCTACTCTCAGGACCGGCTCAGTGATTCAAGGAGGCAGCAGCAGCGGACAGGTGGCTGGCCGCACAGCGCCTCCCAGGACACTCTGCTGTTACTACAGCAGTCAGGACCAGGTCCCCAAGGAGAGCCCTACTGTTCCTACGGAGACTGGGAGGGGGCCCCAAGTAGGGGGCACCCTGCCAACAACTATACCCGGACACGCTCTGAAAACCTGCTGGCCCAGTATGATCGCCATGGCCGCTCATTAGAGATGCTGGACCGAGCAGCAGCTGGAGTGGTCTCGCCTCGTTTTGAGAGGCTGTCATTGCTCCAGCAGGCTCCCCAACCGCCCCCCAGGACTGACGCCTACTCGAGGAAGGGGAGCCATTATGGTGCAGCACAAGCTCCTCCAATGTCCCGACACACACATTCTAAACACCATTCCCAGCCTCAGACCCAGCAATCAGCCCCCCAGAATAGGCGGCTTCCCCGTGGGCAGAGCATGGATGACCAGCCGGTGGGCTACCGCAGCTACAGCCCCTCTTTTAACCGCAAGACGGGCCGCATCATGCAGCAAGCCCACTCTTTCAGGGACCCTTCGTACTCTGGCCCTCACATGAACTGGAACCCAAACACTAAAACCAGTCCGCCAGAGGGCACAACGGCACCCCTCACTGCCTCTGCCACATCCCCCCTTGCCTCCACCACTCACGAATCCCAGGACAGAGCATACAGGCCAACAAACCACGAGAGGGAACGAGGGTCAGTGGAGGGGCAGGCAAAGGTGGTGGCACAGACCCAGGAGGTGGTGCTGAGGCAGAAACCTCCCACCGGGCGGAGGAATGCCCACGGTATGCGTCACCCTCATTACGCGCTGCCCATTGACGGGCTAGAACCCTCTTTGTTTTCTCCTGATCCCCAGGACTCAGCTCCTACCCCTGGTTCCACGGGAGATGTAGCCCCACGCAAACCAAACGGCAACCTTGCCCCCCTCCCCATAGAGGATGACTCCCTGGCCTCCATCCCCTTCATAG GCAGTATTAAATCCGGTCGCCGTTCCTCCTATCTTCTAGCGATCACCACCGAGCGCTCCAAGTCATGCGACGAAGGTCTCAACACGTTCAGAGAGGAGGGCCGAGTCTTCTC GAGGCTACCAAAGAGAGTAAAGAGTTTCTTCACAGACGGG tctcTGGAAAACCTTGGAACAGCAGAGGAGGTTCGATCTAAACGCCACTCCACCTCAGAGCTCGGAAACATCACTTACAGCGACGTACGGCGAGAAGGATGGCTGCACTATAAACAAATCCTCACAGAGAAGGGCAAG AAGGTGGGCAGCGGCATGCGTCCGTGGAAGCGAGTCTTTTCTGTGCTTCGCTCCCATTCGCTGTTCCTCTATAAGGACAAGAGGGAGGCGGTGCTCCGCGGGGCCACGATCGGATGTGCGGCAGAGGACGAGCAGCCAATCAGCATCCGGGGCTGCCTGGTGGACATCGCGTACAGTGAGACCAAACGAAAGCACGCGCTGCGGCTAACCACCCAGGACTTCTGCGAGTACCTGCTGCAGGCGGAGGACCGGGAGGACATGCTGGACTGGATAAAGGTCATCAGGGAGAACAGCAAGACGGACAGCGAG GAGCTGGGCTTCTCCAGACAGGCCCTCATCAATAAGAAGCTGAATGATTACAGGAAACAGAG TCCAACAGGCAGCAAGCCCGACTCCTCTCCCAGGATGTCCCGCATGAAGCCTCCCTTCATGCTCGCCAAGACGGACAATGCTGCGGGGGGGCCACGCTCCCCCAAATCAGATGGCAAAG ATGAGAGCAGCCCTCCAAAGTCTCCGTGGGGAATCAACATCatgaagaagacaaagaaggcCGGGCCTAAAGCTTTCGGTGTGAGGTTGGAGGATTGTCAGCCAGGAGTAAATAACAAG TTCATCCCGTTGATCGTGGAGATCTGCTGCGGTCTGGTAGAAGACATGGGTCTGGAGTACACGGGAATCTACAGAGTCCCCGGGAACAACGCCATGGTGTCGATGCTTCAGGACCAGCTCAACAAGGGCGTCGACATCAACCCTGCAGAGGAG AAGTGGCAAGACCTCAATGTTGTCAGCAGTTTACTTAAATCCTTCTTCAGGAAACTTCCAGAGCCACTTTTCACCAACG ACAAGTACAACGACTTCATCGATGCCAATCGGATGGAAAGTGCATCAGACAGACTAAAAACCATGAAGAAACTG ATCCGAGACCTCCCAGATTATTATTACCACACACTGAAGTTCCTAGTTGTTCACTTGAAGACTGTGGCCGACAGCGCAGATAAAAACAAA ATGGAGCCTCGTAACCTGGCTCTGGTGTTCGGGCCGACTCTGGTTCGAACgtccgaggacaacatgaaagatATGGTCACACACATGCCGGACCGCTACAAGATAGTTGAGACCCTCATCCAACAT TGCAACTGGTTTTTCACTGAAGGGCAAGACAAGGATGAAAAG ACGCCGGTGGACACGGAGGACGTGCAGCCCGCCCCCAACATCGACCACCTGCTGTCCAACATCGGCAGGACCGCTTTGCTCGGGGAGGCGTCAG ACTCAACCAACAGTGACTCAGCTAAATCAAAG GGGTCGTGGGGATCAAAGAGAGACCTCACACCCAAGGACTTCCTGACTCTGTCCATCATGTCAGCTGTTACGGGCCGCAAACGCAGGAAGCGCCATAAAGGCCGCCGGGTGGGCAGCAGCACCGACGACGACTCAGAGCACGAGCCAATTAAAGCTGGACATTTAGgggcagaggaggaagaggaggcagaGTCGCCTGTAGGAGACACTGCTCCTCGAGCAGAGGGAGAGGACGacgatgaagaggaagaggaggaggaagatgaggaagTTGTAGAAAGCGGAGCGAAAGAGGAGGTAGATGTGGAGGTGTTGGCGGTTATTCCCAGTAGGCCGCGCtgtaaagaggaagaggaggcaggAGGAAGGCAGGCAGCCATGTTGttgcaggaggaggaggcgcGCGCGGTGGTGAAGGGGCCGCCGTGGAGAGCTACAGAGGATGCTCGCTCTATTGTTTCTGGTTACTCCACCCTCTCCACATTAGGGCGTAGCCTGGGGTCCGAGGGGAGGGTGGATGATGCTGACGACGAGCACAGCGAGCTGGTGAGCGAGACGGACAATGAGAGCGGCTTCGCCTCACGCTCCCTCACCCAAGAGAGACCCGATAAACACCCGACAGTACCTGTGAACACGCAACCGGCAGCGGCCCCACGAAGTTTCCTCTACACACACTACAAACCCCCCGTTCTCACACCCACGAACCTGCTCGCCCCGCCCACAGCGCTCACACCCACACCGGACGCTGCGGACAGGAGTGAAGGAGGGGCGCGGTCCACCACACcctcgtcctcctccttctcctcctcctccaccactcACAAACTGCATTCGCGGCCTTCCTTCAACTCGCACAAGCTGATCCAGTGCGACACTCTGGCCAGGAAGAAGCTGAAGTCAGAGAAGGGCAAGGCTCGCTCCCTGGACCTGTTGGAGCTGTCTGGGCCCACGGCTGAGGCTGACAGGGCTGGTTCTGGGTCAGATGGTGCACCCAGAGTGAGGAGGGACACCTCCAGAACCAACCCCTCCTCATGCAGCAGCCAGGAGAGCCTGCGCCTGGCCCGGACCAAGCCCTCCCTGCCACCCAGTGAGGCCGCCTCCTTCACCCCAACCGGCCCCAGCGGCAGGTCTCTGGCAGAGCAGGTCCGCGCTCGTCTGATGGGCTCGGCCGACGACCTGCGCATTGTCGGACTGCGAAAGCCGCTGTCACCCGAAACACGGAGGAAGAGACGGGCCTGGCGCAGACACACCGTGGTGGCCTCTCCAACTGAGATCTCTGAGAAGAGACCCCCACTGACTGTCAGTGAGTTCCCCCTGTCCGCTAACACTCAAAACCAAGTCAAAACACGAGGGCTGCCTCGGGACGCAGACGGTCTCGACCAAGGACCGGCTGCTCGTCAAGCACCCACCTCCAGATTCCACCAATACTTGTGA